A genomic window from Haliaeetus albicilla chromosome 10, bHalAlb1.1, whole genome shotgun sequence includes:
- the GAN gene encoding gigaxonin isoform X3 has product MKEILDYIFSGQIRLNEETIQDVVQAADLLLLTDLKTLCCEFLEGCIAAENCIGIRDFALHYCLHHVHYLASEYLETHFRDVSSTEEFLELTPQKLKEVLSMEKLNVGNERYVFEAVIRWISHDSESRKVHMKDVMSAVWVSGLDAAYLREQMMSEPLVREIVKECNNIPLTPPQQGEAMLASFKPRGYSECIVTVGGEERVSRKPTSVMRCMCPLYDPNRQLWIELAPMSIPRINHGVLSAEGFLFVLGGQDENKGTLSSGEKYDPDTNSWSSLPPMNEARHNFGVVEIDGILYILGGEDGERELISMESYDIYSRTWTKQPDLTMVRKIGCYAAMKKKIYAMGGGSYGKLFESVECYDPRTQQWTAICPLKERRFGAVACGVASELYVFGGVRSRDDSQASEMVTCKSEFYHDEFKRWIYLNDQNLCIPTSSSFVYGAVPIGASIYVIGDLDTGTNYDYVREFKRSTGTWQRTKPLFPSDLRRTGCAALRIANCKLFRLQLQQGLFRIRVPSP; this is encoded by the exons ATCAGGCTAAATGAAGAAACTATCCAAGATGTGGTACAGGCAGCTGATCTCCTGCTGCTTACAGACTTAAAAACTCTCTGCTGTGAGTTTTTAGAAGGTTGCATAGCTGCTGAGAACTGTATTGGTATTCGGGACTTTGCACTGCACTATTGTTTGCATCATGTTCACTACCTTGCCTCAGAGTATCTGGAAACTCACTTTCGAGAtgtcagcagcacagaggaattCTTGGAACTGACTCCTCAAAAACTGAAAGAAGTGCTGTCGATGGAAAAGCTCAATGTTGGAAATGAAAGATACGTCTTTGAAGCGGTGATTAGGTGGATTTCTCATGATTCAGAGTCAAGAAAG GTTCACATGAAGGATGTCATGTCAGCAGTGTGGGTTTCGGGCTTAGATGCAGCGTATTTACGTGAGCAGATGATGAGCGAACCACTGGTACGGGAGATCGTCAAAGAATGCAACAATATTCCCCTCACGCCGCCCCAGCAGGGAGAGGCGATGCTGGCCTCCTTCAAGCCCCGGGGTTACTCGGAGTGTATAGTGACTGTTGGTGGAGAAGAACGAGT ATCACGGAAACCAACCTCAGTGATGCGGTGTATGTGTCCTCTTTATGATCCCAATAGACAGCTCTGGATTGAACTTGCTCCTATGAGTATTCCAAGGATCAATCATGGAGTATTGTCAGCAG aaggaTTTTTATTTGTGCTTGGTGGTCAGGATGAAAACAAGGGAACGCTAAGCTCTGGAGAGAAATATGATCCAGATACCAATTCATGGAGTTCCTTACCACCAATGAATGAG GCACGACATAATTTTGGTGTGGTAGAGATTGATGGAATTCTATACATTCTGGGAGGTGAGGACGGTGAAAGGGAGCTAATCTCTATGGAAAGCTATGATATTTATAGCCGGACCTGGACCAAGCAGCCAGACTTGACCATGGTTAGAAAG aTTGGCTGCTATGCAgctatgaagaagaaaatctaTGCAATGGGTGGAGGCTCCTATGGAAAACTCTTTGAATCTGTTGAGTGTTATGACCCTAGGACTCAGCAGTGGACAGCAATCTGTCCTTTGAAAGAGAGAAG ATTTGGGGCAGTGGCCTGTGGAGTTGCCTCTGAACTTTATGTATTTGGCGGGGTCAGGAGTCGTGATGACAGTCAAGCCAGTGAGATGGTGACGTGCAAATCTGAATTTTATCATGATGAGTTTAAAAG gtGGATTTATCTAAATGACCAGAACCTATGTATCCCAACTAGTTCTTCCTTCGTGTATGGAGCTGTGCCCATTGGAGCCAGCATATATGTGATTGGAGACCTCGATACAG GTACAAATTATGACTATGTTAGAGAATTTAAAAGAAGCACGGGAACCTGGCAGCGCACTAAACCACTATTTCCATCGGACCTCCGCCGTACTGGCTGTGCAGCTTTGCGGATCGCAAACTGCAAGCTCTTTCGACTGCAGCTTCAACAAGGATTATTCCGCATTCGCGTACCTTCTCCGTGA